The DNA segment ATCCAGCCCCGCACACAAAAAAAGATAGACCCCATGGCCTATCCTCCACTCTCATCTTCTACAATTTCTCGTATCACTTCTGTTACTGTCCGCACTAAAAATTCAAGGTCCTCTTCTGTTGATGTGAGGGGCGGAGCTAATATGAGAACATTACTTCCGTTTGGAATCGTATCGCTGTTTTTACCGATAATAAGTCCCTTCGCCTGACAGGCTGCCACTACAGATATCAACATTGCATCCGGGGCGGGCGTCTTTGTTGTTTTGTCGCTCACAAGTTCAATGCCATATAAAAATCCAATACCCCGGACATCCCCTACCGTCGGCCATTCTGTTAGCTGTTTTAATTTACCTAGAATTCGATCACCTAGCTCCTCCACTCTTTCTACGATATGATCTCGCTCAATAATCTCAATGGCTTTTAATGCTACAGCGCATGAGGCAGGGTGGCCTCCGTAGGTAGAAATATGCCTGAAATGGTTATCTTCCGACTGTTCTTTAAAGGATTCATAGATACTTCGCTTTACACAGGTAGCTCCAAGAGGAAGGTAACCACTTGTTAAGCCTTTTGCCAGAGTGATGATATCTGGTTTAAAGTTCTCAGCATGTAGATGACCAAACATTCTACCTGTTCGGCCAAATCCAGAAACAACTTCATCTAGGATTAACAGTACATTGTACTTGTCACAAATTTCTCTAACCCGGTCATAATACAGCGAGGTCTGCGGATAGAGGACTCCTCCTCCTGAAATAATGGGCTCCATTATAAAAGCAGCAACCGATTCTGGTCCTTCCCAAAGAATTGTTTGTTCTAAAAAATCTGCTGCCAGCTCATCATCTCTTAATGGATCTCCAAAGCTTGACCGATATGCATAGGGTGGTGGTACATGTAGAAATCCAGGTGCGATGGGGTCGTATTTCATTTTTCGATTGGCCTGTGCAGTAGCACTTAAAGCCCCTAATGAATTCCCGTGGTATGCGCGATACCTTGAGATGATCTTATATTTCTCTGGATGCCCCGTCTGCTTGTGATGCTGCCTTGCTAACTTGAAGGCTGTTTCATTTGCATCGGATCCGCCATTTGCAAAAAACGTACGATATCCACCTAAAAGCTGATCCAGCTTCTTTGCTAGTTTAATCGCCGGCTTATGGCCGAGGGATAGAGGAAAATAAGCGAGCTCACTCATTTGTTTGGTCGCTGCATCTATAATTTCTGACTGACCATGCCCTAGATTCAAACACCAAAGTCCAGAGACCCCGTCCATGTACCGCTGACCCTTTGTATCAAAAAACCAAGAGCCTTCTCCTCTCTCAGCAACCATTGGTTGTTTATCTGGTTGGTACCGATGCATTGCATGCCACACGTATTGTTGATCCTTCTCTTCATGCGTTTGACCTGTCATGGATTTCATCCGAGCAACGCTCCCTTCACTCATCATGATCCTGAAAGCTCTAAGACTGTCTCAAGCAACAGATTAACTCCATTCTCACACTCCTCCCATGATGTATATTCATCCTCGTCGTGGCTTTTTCCACCCGCACTTGGCACAAAAATCATGGCAGTAGGCATCACAGTCGAGATAAATTGTGCATCATGCCCTGCACCGCTGACCATTCGCTTATAAGGTAATTCAAGCGTTTGAGCTGCTCTTTCAATTCTATGAACAAGCTCTGGATCAAACCAGACTGTCTCTCTTGACCATAGCTTTTTGACTGTATGCTGGCATTCAATTTCCCGTCTGTTAACGATCTCATAGACGATATCTTCCACTTTTTGAAGAATGTCCGCACGTTGATGCCTAGCCTCAAGTGAGAAGATGACCTTATTTGGGATCACTGTATGAATGTTTGGATATACATTAAACCTCCCCATCGTATAGACTAAGGCCGAATCAAGCGCACCAAGCTGTTCATGTAGTGCAGTCATGCAGCCGTTCGCTGCAGTTAACGCATCTCGCCTCATCTGTTGAGGTGTTGTTCCTGCATGATTGGACTCACCAATAATTTCAATTTCATAGCAGCTCATGCCGACAACACAATCTACTGCACCAATTTTAAGAGATTCCGCTTCTAAAACCGGCCCTTGTTCAATATGAAGCTCTAGAAATGCCCTTCCATCAGTCAAACGATTTTCTACTAAACCTACAAAACCGATGTCCTCTAATGCTTCTTGAACGGTGACACCGTTTGAGTCAGGAGTACCTAGCATTGTGTTTGTATCGAATTTTCCAGCTATCACTCCAGAGGCCATCATGGAAGGTTCAAATCTCGCTCCTTCCTCATTCGTGAAGTTAACGACAACAATCGCACATTCTGGTTTAATGTCCTGTTCTACGAGATAGCGTACAACCTCAAGTCCAGCAACTACGCCTAGAACACCGTCAAAGCGTCCTCCTTTTTTTACCGAGTCAAGATGTGATCCAAGATATATGGCAGGTTGATCTGGGTCCTTCCCTTCCAGCCTGCTATACATTACACCTAAGTCATCTATGGTTGTGACCATTCCGAGCGCATCACATTGCTCTTTAACATAATTCCTTGCTTGTAAATCTTCCTTTGTAAGCGCAAGCCTTGTTACACCTTGTCTTTCAGTCGCACCAAATGTAGCCAGGTCTTCAAGCGTTTGCCGTAAACGCACACCGTTTATCGCTAGCTTTTGTTGATTCATGTCACCTTCCTCCTATTTAAAAGTTGTAGGCAAAGCATCGTTGCAAGATACTTTCTTGAATTGGCGTTTCCGATATGAATGATCTGTTGTTCACCACTCTTAGAATGTTTAAACTGAACGTTGGTCCCATTTAAATCATCGTTCACTTCTAGAATGTCATACCCGTCTTCAAGATACTGATCTATTAACTGTTTTTCTGATATAAAGTATCCGTACTCTGCCATTCCACCTACTCCCTTCTATGCCTCTTCAGCAAGTTGTTCAATCTCTTCTACACCCTCCTCGTCAATAATCCATTCTCTTCCTACAGTTAACCCTAAAAATCGTTCATCGCTTGGATCCTCAAGTTCCTCCTGTCTATACCTTTTAAACCACCAATACTTGGCACTCACGTAATAAAGCAAGCCCCCTACTGCGAATCCAACTAAGTAAGAGTAGCTAGGTACGAGGAAGGATATGCCTCCTCCTATCATCCAGGAGAGCAATCCCGCAAGATTTAACCCTTTCCAATAGTGATATTGACCACCTTCTTCATAGAGATCAGGAACATTGACACGACGCTTTCTGATGATGTAGTAATCAACTACAAGTATTCCGACAATCGCTGCTAGAATTCCACCTACAATTAACAAGGCAGGGACAATAATCGAAAAGAGATTCCATGGTTGAACCAAAATACCGATTAAACCTGCAATCATCACACCAATCCAGTGAGGTACTTTTGGTCCGCCTACATTAGAGAATATCGTTGCAGCTGGAATTAAGTTAGAAGACGTATTCGTAGACCATTGTGCCAACGCAATCATGAGCATTAGAATTCCTAGAATCACAACATTGCTGGAGGTTTCAACTAATGCATCGACTGGGTTTGAAATAAAAACAGCTATATAGGAAACCGCTCCTACTATGACCATACATGTGTGTACAATGGGCATCGCAACGATACTTCCAATCAGTTGAGCTTTGTTTCGTTTAAACCAGTTACGTTCGTGTTTAGGTGCCTTGATGAACCTTGAAATGGAAGGCATATCTGCAGCTAATGTTCCCCAGAAGCCCATTGTAGCCATTGCAGTGATTGCAAAAGCTCCAATCATCGCAGTACCTGTAGCAGGATTTTCAACCCACCCCCATATGTTTCTTCCTGCAGCCTGGGCTTGATCTGATAGCACCAGATACATCCAGCCAGAGATGATGACGATAATTGGCGCCGCTAAGTTTGCAAATTTTTCAATGGCTCGAATGCCAAACGCTGTGTTTAACAGCTGAAGTGCGGCAAAAACAAGGAAGCATAGGAACCATTGATCGATTCCATACAAGATAAATAAAATCGCATTAATTCCTGTTGCTCCAAAAAATGTATTTACCCCAAACCAACAGGAGGCTACAAACCC comes from the Alkalihalobacillus sp. FSL W8-0930 genome and includes:
- a CDS encoding aminotransferase — protein: MKSMTGQTHEEKDQQYVWHAMHRYQPDKQPMVAERGEGSWFFDTKGQRYMDGVSGLWCLNLGHGQSEIIDAATKQMSELAYFPLSLGHKPAIKLAKKLDQLLGGYRTFFANGGSDANETAFKLARQHHKQTGHPEKYKIISRYRAYHGNSLGALSATAQANRKMKYDPIAPGFLHVPPPYAYRSSFGDPLRDDELAADFLEQTILWEGPESVAAFIMEPIISGGGVLYPQTSLYYDRVREICDKYNVLLILDEVVSGFGRTGRMFGHLHAENFKPDIITLAKGLTSGYLPLGATCVKRSIYESFKEQSEDNHFRHISTYGGHPASCAVALKAIEIIERDHIVERVEELGDRILGKLKQLTEWPTVGDVRGIGFLYGIELVSDKTTKTPAPDAMLISVVAACQAKGLIIGKNSDTIPNGSNVLILAPPLTSTEEDLEFLVRTVTEVIREIVEDESGG
- a CDS encoding Zn-dependent hydrolase, coding for MNQQKLAINGVRLRQTLEDLATFGATERQGVTRLALTKEDLQARNYVKEQCDALGMVTTIDDLGVMYSRLEGKDPDQPAIYLGSHLDSVKKGGRFDGVLGVVAGLEVVRYLVEQDIKPECAIVVVNFTNEEGARFEPSMMASGVIAGKFDTNTMLGTPDSNGVTVQEALEDIGFVGLVENRLTDGRAFLELHIEQGPVLEAESLKIGAVDCVVGMSCYEIEIIGESNHAGTTPQQMRRDALTAANGCMTALHEQLGALDSALVYTMGRFNVYPNIHTVIPNKVIFSLEARHQRADILQKVEDIVYEIVNRREIECQHTVKKLWSRETVWFDPELVHRIERAAQTLELPYKRMVSGAGHDAQFISTVMPTAMIFVPSAGGKSHDEDEYTSWEECENGVNLLLETVLELSGS
- a CDS encoding NCS1 family transporter; translated protein: MAKNEYLKSPDLFPVTEQNRSISSFGFAILWTSMAVVLAAFAIGGDAIQQIPLHLVILATLVGSIGIGVCMTLTGDIGIEHGLSFPVYMRAPFGTIGTHIPSIIRGFVASCWFGVNTFFGATGINAILFILYGIDQWFLCFLVFAALQLLNTAFGIRAIEKFANLAAPIIVIISGWMYLVLSDQAQAAGRNIWGWVENPATGTAMIGAFAITAMATMGFWGTLAADMPSISRFIKAPKHERNWFKRNKAQLIGSIVAMPIVHTCMVIVGAVSYIAVFISNPVDALVETSSNVVILGILMLMIALAQWSTNTSSNLIPAATIFSNVGGPKVPHWIGVMIAGLIGILVQPWNLFSIIVPALLIVGGILAAIVGILVVDYYIIRKRRVNVPDLYEEGGQYHYWKGLNLAGLLSWMIGGGISFLVPSYSYLVGFAVGGLLYYVSAKYWWFKRYRQEELEDPSDERFLGLTVGREWIIDEEGVEEIEQLAEEA